CTTGCTGTCTTTTTTAGAGATCATAGATTGTCTGCAACGAAATTTCTTGAGTGTTCTTATTGAGTAGCGTTTTCGCATGAACAGGGTTCTATTCAGTGGCTTTTCCCACGACCCTTTTGACCGCGTTGAAAACCTCATCCACGGTGATGTCCGCCATGCATGCGCGGGTGCCGAGGAGACATTGTTTTTCCTCGCACGGAACGCAGGCGAGGCCCTTGAGAATGACGTGATGTCCCCTGCCGATCGGCCCGGTGCGACGGGGGTCAGTGGAACCGAAAAGTCCCACAACAGGTGTTTGTACCGCTGTTGCGAGATGCAGCGGTCCGGTATCTGCGCTCACGAGACAGCTGCATCTGGCCAGTAATGCCGCGGATTCCAGGATAGACAGATCGCCGGCGGCTGAAACCGCCTTGTTTTTCATGTCCGCCAGAACGCTCAGGACCAGTTCCCGGTCCTCGTTTCCTCCCACAAAGATCACCTGCGCGTCAAGTTCATCGATCAACCTGTCGGCGAGCGACGCAAACCGTTCGGGAAACCAGTTTCTCGCTGGTCGTGCCGCTCCCACGCCGCAGTTCAGCGCTATGAGAGGTCTGTCCGCGTCAATGTTCCGCGTGGTGAGAAAGCGATCAATATTCGCGAGTAATTCGGGAGCAACCTGAAGCTCGATGCTGTCAACAGGAATATCAATGCCAAGCGGCCGTAACGTTTCCAGAAAATTATCCGCCGCATGGAGCCGTCGTTCTCCAACCCCTGACCTCTTCTGTTTTTGATATACGAGTACCTGTCGCGCGCCGGACAGCCGCCGCAGCACCATCGAACGAAGAGACGGTTGCATATCAATAAACAGGTCATAGCGCTCGTTCCTGAGGCGCCATCCGAATTCGATAAAATCCTTCAAATGTCTTTTAAGCTTCGCTTTATCGAATACCT
This portion of the Nitrospirota bacterium genome encodes:
- the waaF gene encoding lipopolysaccharide heptosyltransferase II; this encodes MEMQKVLFFKPGAIGDLLHTFPALKALRKKFPAAHVTVVVSPGLEPLVQGTPDADRVQVFDKAKLKRHLKDFIEFGWRLRNERYDLFIDMQPSLRSMVLRRLSGARQVLVYQKQKRSGVGERRLHAADNFLETLRPLGIDIPVDSIELQVAPELLANIDRFLTTRNIDADRPLIALNCGVGAARPARNWFPERFASLADRLIDELDAQVIFVGGNEDRELVLSVLADMKNKAVSAAGDLSILESAALLARCSCLVSADTGPLHLATAVQTPVVGLFGSTDPRRTGPIGRGHHVILKGLACVPCEEKQCLLGTRACMADITVDEVFNAVKRVVGKATE